The Atribacter laminatus genome contains the following window.
CGTTATAGGCTTCCTCAGCTTTATCTTGGTTTTCAAATTCTCCCACCAGAACCATCTTCTCGTTTTTGTCGATGACATCTCGAGCACCAGTTCTTCTCAATTCATGGCCCAACACATTAAAGGAGCCAGTTATGATGGCATATTTTCCTTCTCCATCCATGGCATCCATTAAGAGCTGACCGCACTTTTGACCACCGGCAAAACCGTCTTGGCCCCAGTAAGCGATTCTCTTTGACTCCATGCCGGGCTCAGTGTTAAAAGAGTATACTTTAACTCCGGCATCCATGGCTTTATCTACCACTGGTTGAAGAGCTTCGGAAAGACCGAAGAGGGTGACAGCATCATATTGGGCGGTAATGACATTCTGCATGGCATCTTCAAACTTTTTGGGATCAAAGTCTGGAACCGAGATCCAATCGACTCGGCAGTTCCGGTCTTTTAAAACTTCCTTGGCGAAGAGAGTCCCCTTCATAACTGCCATTCCAAAAGGATTGTTCTGCACCATAATAGTGGCAATGCGCAAGGGTTTTTCAGATACTTGGTCAACAGGTAATACATAGAGTGACGCACCGGCTGGAGCTTTGAGTTCAGCTGCCGGAACAAAGTCTGCAGCAAAAACGATTCCGGTAAACAATGAAGCACAGAAAATTCCAAGCAGTGCTATTAATAATAGCTTTGTTTTTGACATAATCTTACCTCCTCAAGGGTTTTTATATTTTAATAGCATAAGCTATTAAAACCAATGAAAATACGGTTAAGCTGTTCCTTTTCTTCTTAAGCTATCTATTGAAACAGCTCCAATTATTACTACTCCGATTACCACGGTTTGCCAGTAACCAGGAACAGCCAATAGGACAAAAGCATTTTTTAGAACTCCCATTAATGCTGCACCTACTATAACCCCCAAAGGATTTCCTTCTCCTCCGGACATACTAATACCACCAATAACCGCGGCAGCGATAACATCTAATTCATATCCATTCCCGTAAAAAGCATCTGCTCCTTCAAGCTGACCCATGAGAATAAGGCCACATATTCCGGCTAAAAAACCAGTTATGGTGAAAACCATGATTTTTACTTTTTCGACTTGGATACCGGAAAGTTTGGCAGCTTTTTCACTGTTACCTACTGCATAAACATTTCTCCCAGGAACAGTATTATTAGCAAATATGTAACCAATTGCTACGATTATTAGCATAACTAAAACCGAAACTGGTACATTTCGAATATAACCGCCTCCAAATACCGATATCCAAGTTGGATTATAGTGAATAGGAACTCCCATAGTAATGAGAAGCGAAAAACCTCTGGTTATACTCATCATACCCAAAGTTGCAACAAAAGCCGGAAGGCCTATTTTACTAACCAGTAAGCCATTGGATAAACCAACCACAGCACCCATTCCCAGAATTGCAATGAGCGTTAATAAAGGAGAGGCTCCGGATTTCGCAACCATAGCACCAAAACATGCAGTAAAACCTACTAAAGATCCCACCGAAAGGTCAATCCCACCAGTAATGATGATAAGAGCTTGTCCAACAGCCAATATGGCTATGAGTGAAAATTGTCGGAAAACATTTACGATGTTTCTTGCGGTTAAAAAGTACGGACTGGCAATGGATAGCCAAACGCAGATTGCTAATAGAGCAAACAAAACGCTAATTTCCGGTCTCCCCAATATAGCCTTGATATTATTATTGAATGAAGTATTTTTAGAACTCATAGTTCTCCCCTAGGTACATTAGATTTTTTATTTCATCAGATTATCTAAACTATGGTACAACAAAAAAATGGCATGATTATTAGACTTTAGTCCATTCTTTTGCGGAGCAACCAAGGAGCCCCGAATCGATATGGTAAAATGTTTGAGATTCAAAACATAATTCTGAGTAAGTCAATTAATTTTCATTGAAAATCTGGTTATTTTTTGATGTTTTATAGTGAGATGATCGTAAGATTGAAGAAGGGGACGAAAAAAGAGCACACCTATATATCGGGATAAAACTGAAGAAATTATGAATAGAGAAAACAGAAGCTTATTAGGAAAAACGAAGTTAAATAGAAAAATAGGACTTAAAAAAAATGAAACTAACCATTTTTTAGAAAGAGTATCAGGAAAATGATAACTCATCGTTGTTCTTTCAATGGTTTTGCTTCCCTTCAAGTAATTCACAAGAGATTCTTGCCCCCCTCAGAAGACCATTAATCAAACAACTTTTTAAAAAACTTTATATTACAATTTATAGATGAAGTAAGAAAGCTTTCTTTATTATAATTCCCGGAGTTAAAAAGTCAATCAGATAATGATGATTATTGTCCCGACTATCTTGCTATAGCTTCTAATTCACATTATTCTTGATAGAATATCTTAAACATTTTATTATTTTGAAATTTCTTAGAGGATGGAAAAATGGCTAAACATATCATTGTTTGGGATTTAGGAACCGGAGGAAACAAGGCTTCTTTATACGATGAAGAAGGGAACTGCCTGGCAGGAGTATTTGTTCCTTATGATACGATTTATCCTGCCCACGGGTGGCATGAACAAAAACCAAATGATTGGTGGAAAGCAATCGTTCAAAGCACCAGGCAATTACTAGATAAAACCAATGTTAAAAAGGAAGAAGTATACTGCTGCAGTATTTCAGGCCATAGTTTGGGCGCAGTTCCCTTAGATAAAAAGGGAAATCTATTGAGAGAACAGACGCCGATTTGGTCCGATGGTCGAGCAGTAAAACAAGCACAAAAATTTTTTGATGGTTTTGATGAAATAAGATGGTATTCGATAACCGGAAATGGTTTTCCACCCCAATTATATTCTTTGTTTAAAATATTGTGGTATAGGGATGAAGAGCTGGAAGTATTTAAAAAAATAGATAAAGTAATTGGAACGAAAGATTATATTAATTTTAAATTAACTGACAGAGTTACAACTGATTTTTCTTATGCTTCCGGATCGGGAGTGTATGACCTAAAAAATTGGAACTATTCCGAAGAACTTATAGAAGCCAGTGGGCTCTCTGCTTCAATTTTCCCCGAAATAGTTCAATCAACCGAAATTATCGGTCAAATTAGACCAGATCCAGCAGAAGAACTTGGTTTGCACTCCAGTGTTTATGTGGTATCGGGTGGGGTGGATAATTCTTGCATGGCCCTTGGTTCAAAAGCCTTTAAGGAAGGTAGAGCATATAATTCTTTGGGTTCTTCTTCCTGGATTGCCGTCTCTTCTCGTTATCCCTTACTCGATCCAATTGCCCGTCCCTATGTCTTTGCTCATGTCGTTCCTGGTTTTTTCGCTTCAGCTTTGGCGATTATTTCAGCAGGTTCAAGTTTCCGGTGGTTAAGAGATCACATTACCATTGATCTAAAAAACCAGGCTAATAATCAGGGGGTAGATGTTTATGAATTGATGACTGCAGAAGCTTCTCAATCGAAGGTTGGTTCTCACAAACTATTA
Protein-coding sequences here:
- a CDS encoding sugar ABC transporter substrate-binding protein: MSKTKLLLIALLGIFCASLFTGIVFAADFVPAAELKAPAGASLYVLPVDQVSEKPLRIATIMVQNNPFGMAVMKGTLFAKEVLKDRNCRVDWISVPDFDPKKFEDAMQNVITAQYDAVTLFGLSEALQPVVDKAMDAGVKVYSFNTEPGMESKRIAYWGQDGFAGGQKCGQLLMDAMDGEGKYAIITGSFNVLGHELRRTGARDVIDKNEKMVLVGEFENQDKAEEAYNVTQNLITSNPDLKGIYVTAGGPFGAAKAIKDAGLTGKLKLVCHDWMEETVAYIRSGEVTACLDQDPFNQGYAPVISAFNQIVAGIVPEEINFFEGDVATPENVNEKIPQ
- a CDS encoding ABC transporter permease; the protein is MSSKNTSFNNNIKAILGRPEISVLFALLAICVWLSIASPYFLTARNIVNVFRQFSLIAILAVGQALIIITGGIDLSVGSLVGFTACFGAMVAKSGASPLLTLIAILGMGAVVGLSNGLLVSKIGLPAFVATLGMMSITRGFSLLITMGVPIHYNPTWISVFGGGYIRNVPVSVLVMLIIVAIGYIFANNTVPGRNVYAVGNSEKAAKLSGIQVEKVKIMVFTITGFLAGICGLILMGQLEGADAFYGNGYELDVIAAAVIGGISMSGGEGNPLGVIVGAALMGVLKNAFVLLAVPGYWQTVVIGVVIIGAVSIDSLRRKGTA
- a CDS encoding xylulokinase, producing the protein MAKHIIVWDLGTGGNKASLYDEEGNCLAGVFVPYDTIYPAHGWHEQKPNDWWKAIVQSTRQLLDKTNVKKEEVYCCSISGHSLGAVPLDKKGNLLREQTPIWSDGRAVKQAQKFFDGFDEIRWYSITGNGFPPQLYSLFKILWYRDEELEVFKKIDKVIGTKDYINFKLTDRVTTDFSYASGSGVYDLKNWNYSEELIEASGLSASIFPEIVQSTEIIGQIRPDPAEELGLHSSVYVVSGGVDNSCMALGSKAFKEGRAYNSLGSSSWIAVSSRYPLLDPIARPYVFAHVVPGFFASALAIISAGSSFRWLRDHITIDLKNQANNQGVDVYELMTAEASQSKVGSHKLLFNPSLGGGMPIDKSIHIRGAFVGIDLAHTRADMIRAAMEGIALGLKCCLDKLEEMTSLSNEMLLVGGGSKSKLWRQIYADVYNMKVSKTNIDEQAAALGAAACAAVGTGLWKSFERIDELHDLVESITPIPENVEKYQKIYEVYKRVSNSLSDIGDEMGKLVI